Below is a genomic region from Bacillus spongiae.
AGCCGTTCCTTCGAGCTCATCCTGTAGGTTCGGTAGCTCTTTTTTTATTCTACTCAAGATTTGCCGACAGTTACTCTCTGATTTTTGGACAATGTTTGCGATTGTTTTATAATCGTATTCGAGTATTTCTCTAAGGATAAAAACCGCTCTCTCAACTGGATTTAAGGAGTCAAATAATAACAGAAGCGCAATGGAGATTTGCTCTCCTTCCATGACCTCGTTCATTGGATTTTGGTTTGAAACAAAGGGTTCAGGTAACCATGTTCCAACATACATTTCTCTTTTCTTTCTCGAAGATTTTAGTAAATCTAAGCAGCGGTTTGTTACTAACTTACAGAGAAAGGCTTTTGTGTTTTGTTCATGCTTTAGCTCATAAGATTTTAGCTGAGTAAAAACATCGTGAATAATATCTTCAGCATCATCCACACTCCCTGTCATTTGATAGGCAAGTGAGAAAAGTAGCGGTTTATAGCTAATGTAAAATTGCTGAATTAATGAATTTTCCAATCTCATTCACCTCACTTTACTAAACTAGCAATATCCCACGTGAACTGACGAAATCGCATTCCTAATTGCCCCGTTATCGTGAAATTCAGTCCCCATTTTTGAATCCAAACAAATCCTTCATGTGGGCCCAAACTAATACAAAACAAGCGATACGGTATGCTTTTATGAATAACTTGGTTAGAGGAATGAGTCATTTTATTCTTCAGTATTTTCGCTAATCTCTGAGATTGTGGAATGGCCTCCTTACAGGTCATCCCGTCATACTCATTTGTGATAGGGTCCTTTATTTGAGCGCAGTCTCCGATTGCATAAATACCTGGTGATTCAGCTACTTCATAATGATCATTAACGATAAGTTGGCCTCGATCAGACAGAGGAAGATTAAATTGCTTGACGATTGGTGTTACTTGAACACCATTAGTAAAGATACAGCTTCCCACTTCATACGACTTTCCATCTTCACAAGTAAGACGTCCATTTTCGAATTCTTTTACTCTTGTATTTGGAATAAACGAAACACCTAACCGCTTCACCTTTTTTTCTAATTTTTCACTAATATGCTTGGGTGCTTGAGGCAACAGCCGTTGTTTAGGATCAAATAAAAGAACGTCAATAGTATGAGGGGCAATTCCATTCGCTTGAGCTTGTTCCTCTAGCCAAATGGCTAGTTCAGAAGCCGTTTCAATTCCAGTAATTCCTCCCCCAACAACAGCAATTTTTGGTGCAATTATTTGTTCATTGCCTTTGCTGATTACTTTTGTTCTATTTAATAACGCCAGTAATTGGTTTCTAATCTTATGCGCACTTTCTTCATCTTTTAGCGTAATTCCCTCCACAATAGCCTCCTGTTCCTTTACTCTACTTCCAAGTGTTATCGCTAAATAATCATATGAAAGCTCCTTTAATTGCTTTCCTTCGGTCTGAAGGCTTACTTCTTTATTCGTCTTATTGAGACTAACAACCTCTCCTTGTTCTAACTCGATTCCTTTTGAAAAATAGTGATGAAATGGAATTTTTAATTGTAATGCATTTCGATTTTCTGTAATGGCCTTCATTAACATCACTTTACGGAAATGATAAGCATTTTTATCAATTAAGATGATTTTTACTGTTGAACCTAACTCTTCTTTTAATTCCTTCTTCAAACTTTCGATCAAATTAATTCCAGCATAGCCGCCACCTAAAATGACTATTGTTTTCATGATTTTTCCCTCCTTACCCTTATAACGAGCAAGTCGGTTCATTTGTGACAAACAAAATTCAATTTCCTAATTTCATTTCCGTTTTTATTGTTCAGGTACATAAAAGTTTAACGCAAATTTCCCCCTATTTTTTCAGGCTCTTTTGAATAAATTGATATTCAAGATCAATGGACTGCATAACCAACTCTGGATTATTTGTTATAAATACTTTGTCGTTAAGAAAATCATTAACAAATTGATCACCAACCAGCTCCGGGGCTACTAAATTCCGTCCCTTTGGTTGTTTTCCCGTTACATTGTTGGAAGATTCATGTAAGAGATTATGACGCTTCGCTGCAGAATTTTCGGCTAATTTTCCTTTAACGCCAGAAGGAATGAGTAGGCTAACGAAAATACCTTCCTCTCTAAGCTCATTATGTAACGATCTAAAGTATCCTAATAAAGCATGCTTTGTAATGGAGTATAACCCAAGCCCTAATTGAGGATTTACCCTCCCGAATGCAGCTGTGGAGGAAGTGAGCATAATTCTTCCTCGCTCTGATTTCTTAATTAAAGGTAACAGCGCATCGACTAATCGAATGTTAGAAAATAAATTCGCATTAAAAGCCCATTTCCACTTCTCTTCAGAAAGATGTTGTATACTGCCTTCATCAATTGCACCGATTGTGATAATGAGCATATCGATATGATCGACGAGTTTCGCCATGTTTTTATACAGTGTATTTACAGACTCATCATTGTCAGCATCAACATATAAGTGTAAAACATCGCCTATCATTTGTTTATCTTTATTTAAAACGTGCTGATCACCTACGATTACATTGAACCCCTTTTTTACTAGTGAGGCAGTAATCCCTTTGCCGACACCACTTAAGCCACCAATAACAAGTGCATTTTGCATAATCAATCTCTCCTTTTTATAGGCGAACTTTTCTATTCGATGTAAAGCATTATTCTATCCCTACCTTATCACTCCGTCTTTCTAGCAGTATCACATCACGCCATATACCCTTTAACTTCCCTATTCGTTCTCTAGTCCCGACCACTTTAAAGCCTGCTTTTTTATGTAAGATCATGCTAGCTTCATTTTCAGGGAATAGGCTTGCTTGTAACGTCCAAATACCTGCCAATTCACTTTTTTGGATGAGTTCCTGTAGTAATGAGCTACCTACCCTCTTCCCTCTAGCCAATTCATCGATGTATATACTTACTTCCGCTACACCACCATAGACACATCGACTCGAAATAGGTGATAAGGCAGCCCAACCAATTACCTTTTCATCCATCCGGGCAACTATACGGCACTCCTCGAGATGGGATTTATCCCATTCCTTCCATGAAGGAGCATCTTCCTGAAAGGTGGCATGGCCTGTCTTTATGCCAGAAAGATAGATATCTTTCACTTCCTGCCAATCTTCTTTTTGCATTTTGGTAATTGAAATGGTCTTGTTCATCGTAGAGCCCCCTATAAGTTATTTAAAATGTTAATCTATTTTCTTGTTTTTTACATACATTGTAGAATGCTGCTTATTCCTTTATGTTTAGCATAAATCCTTTATCTGTAATCCTCTTTAAGAATGCTGTATATTTCTAAATCAATGACCCCTTTACCAGACCATAGAGTAGCCTGCCTTAATAGCCCTTCTTTTAGAAAACCATTCTTTATAAGTACTTGTTTTGACGACTCATTTGCAGGCATGACCTCTGCTTGAATTCTGTTCACCTGTACTTCCTGCAACAAATAGTGAATAACCATACGAACAGCTTCTGTAGCGATCCCTCTTCCCCAGTAGTCCTCTGCTAAAAAGTAACCGATTGAAACACTATTCACCTTTTGATTTATTTCCATACATTCTATTATTCCCACCAATTTTTCACTTTGACTTTTTTCGAAGATTCCCCATTTCACTCTTTTTCTTTTTTGAAAATCTCTTTCAAAGTGACCAATCATTTTATTGACAGTGTTAAAGTTATGCTTCGGTATGATTCCACAATAATGAAAAACATTAGTATTGTCATAGATATTAAAAAGTTCTTGAACATGTTCTTCTTTGATTTTTTTCAATTGCAAATTGGTCGATTCCAATCTCGGGAAGTCACCAAAGATCAACTCTATATTCATATAAACCTCTCCTTTATGCTTCAATTGGGATAAAAATCGTCATGTTGATTTTATCTGGTTATGTGGAATTCACTACATCCGTTCTTTCAAAATCAGGTCCTTCCGCTCTATTATAATTTGAATAAGGGAACCATGTTCCGAATATGTACCTTCTTGTGTCTTGAATTAATTCTGTGCTCCCATTCTGGAATTAGAACGTTTACAAATCCATTCGCTAAGCCTAAAGCAGAGTCCTCCAATTCTTTTCAATAAAGAATGAAAACCCTCCACCATCCTTAAAGTGAGTGGATAATCCGTATGGTATATTTGGGGCAGCTTTGTTCGGAATTCGTTGATAATATTGATTACTGCCAAAATCATGATAAAATCCTGGATCTCCTCGAAATACCGTTCACTATTAATATTTATTTTGTATTCATAACCGACTGAAAGTTCCAACTTGTTAGCTTCAAGTCAGGTCTTGCTGATAACGGATGACAATGGTGTAAAATGTTCGCTACTCTCTTCCTTCCATATCTCTTACACTCAAGGCAACGATATTCATCCCACTTTAATATGTTAGGTCGTTTCTTTTTCCATCGTGTTGTTTTGTAGAAATTCATACAATCACCCAATAAAAAGAGCCGAACTATTTAGCCGACTGCTTTCCCTTTGCTCGTATTAACGTACTCTTTGATATTCCTGTTAGTTCCTCTACCTGCTTGTATGTGTTTCCAATAGGTTCAAAGCGTGTTCCTTTTGCTTCCTGCTAAACTTATTAGGTCTACCTTCACGATAATCGTCACGCTGTCGAGCAATAGCCTTGCCTTTCTGTGTTCGCTCTATAATCATATTGCGCTCCAGCATTGTTTGTAAAAAGAATCGTCCCATCGTTGTATTCTCCAAGAGTCCTACATTCAAGACATGAACCCGAATACCTTTATTAAAAAGGCTTTCCACGATCTCAATACCTTCCATAGTATTCCTTGCTAACCTGTCTAACTTCGTCACTACAAGAGTATCACCTGTTTCTAACTTCTCTAGTAGCTTGGTAAATTCAGGTCTGTTCGTTTTTACCCCCGTGAACTTTTCCACTACAACGGACTGACAGCCTTCTTTTGCTAATATCTCTCGTTGAGGTTATAAATCTTGTCCCTTTGTACTCACTTATTTCATAAGAGCAACCATAGGTTCAAGACTGTTGAGTTATGACACTTTTAATGAGAAAAAGCACCCTTGAAGGGATGCTAATACCTTTAATGATTTAATAAGAAAAACTCATGACTTAAATGATGGTTCAATTACTATTTATCATTTTTAGGAGAAGATAAGAAAATCGTTAATCCGCCTAATAACAGGATACTAATCATCAATATTCCCCAAACTATAGATTGGTCTCCAATACCAATATCAACCGCGCCAAGAGAACTAATCCCCAATCCAACTCCAGTTACAGCTATCACACCTGCAATACAACACAAGCTTTGACGTTTCTTTAGAGAAATAAGAATAACGAAGAGAGCAATGAGCAAAACTATCAATAAAAGAATACCCAACAAGATGATTAATATTTCATTTAGGTCGCCCACAGTAGTTGAAGCAAGAGTCGCTAGGATGATTCCTGTTCCTAAGCCTATTCCTGCTAAAGCAATTCCTCCTCCTAAACAACAAAACTCCTTTTTCTTTATAGCAGATAACAACGTAAATGCCGACACGAAGGCTGCAATCATAATCAAGGTAAGGATTGCTAAGATGGTAAATACCTCTGGAAACGAATCAAAAGTCGCGTTGTTAACGCCAAAAGTAAGGATTCCTAATGCAGTAGATAGAACCCCAATCGCTACCCCTCCGACTAAGCAACAGATACGATCATCCTTCTTAAAAGATAGGACAAGGGTTAATGCAGCTATAATTACAGCGACTACCAAAATAATAAGCCCTACTATAAATGCTTCTTCAAAAACTATTCCCATAATTTTCTCACTCCTTTTTTGATAAATTCTATGAAGAAGGGAGTGAAATAATGACGAATTGTAAGGTTAATAGTTTGCTTAATTAAAAAGCACCCTTGAAAGGATGCTACGGTATTTCTAACATAATTCTATTTTTAGCAATTTTTTTTTCCTTCCTTATCGACAACCAGTATGAGTACCCCCATTAAAATAAATAATAAGAGTATATTAGGAATAACACTACCCACATTAACCCCTGTAAAGAATGTACCAATCCCTAGTGCAACTCCAGCTAAGGCTATCACACCTGCAAAACAGCACAAACCTTTACATTTTTTGAGCGAAATAAGGATGACCAAAAAAGCAGTAATTGAGACTGCTAATAAAATGATGATCGATAGAACGAATACTGTTAAAAAGATCTCTTGAGTAGCCTTTGATACAAATGAAAATGTCAGGATAATACTTGCTCCATATCCTATACCTGCAAGAGCAATCCCTCCGCCTAAACAACAGAACTCCTTTTTCTTGATGACAGATACCAGCGTAAATAGTGACACAAAGACTGCGATGATTAATAAGATAACTAGCACTATGATGGTAAACGCCTCAATGAATTCCAGACTGCTAGTTTCAAAGGTTATAACTGATGTAATCAATAAACCCAATGAGAAAGAAACAATCCCAAGTGCTGTTCCCCCACCTAAACAACAAATACGATTCTCCTTTTTAAAGGATAGTACAAGAGGTACAGCAGCAAAGATTCCAACGAGCAATAGTATAAACAGTAATGCTATAAAAAATTCTGACGCAAATTCCATATTCTCACCTCCTTTTTGATAAATTCTATGAAGAAGTGAGGAAGTTAATGACTACTTGGAAGATTAATAGTTTGCTGAATCAAAATACAAAAACGAAAACAACCTAAAAGAAAAAACGCCTGGAATAATCAGGCGTTTAAATGAAGGCAGTGTGGAAATATTTCAATATATTTCCAATCTTATTTTAGTTATTAATACTCTTATTAACAAGAGGTACGAAAACTCCCGATAAAACCAATAATAGGATATTCGTAATCAACGTAGTGACTCCAAATAACTCATCAATCACAAGAGTAAATGCACCAAACCCTAGTACAACCCCCGCTAGAGCTATTGCGCCTGCAAAACAACACAAGCTTTGACGTTTTTTTAGTGAAAGAAGGATAACCAATAAAGCAGTGATTGAAACTGTTAGTAAAATAATGACCCATAGAATCAGTAGCGTAATAACGAATTCTTCAGAACCACTAGAACCACTTGCAATAAAGGTAATACTAGCTCCATATCCTATACCTGCAAGTGAGATTCCTCCACCCAAGCAGCAAAATTCCTTTTTCTTTATGACAGAAAGAAGTGTAAATATGGACGCGAATATGGCGAAAATGAACAAAATAATCATTGTTATAAGAGTCAATATTTCTGAGAATTCCTCATCTAGGATAAAAGAGCCCGACAAAGCAAAGAAACCTAATATAGAAGAGACAAGAGCTAGTACTACTCCCCCACCGATACAACAAATGCGATTCTCCTTTTTGAAGGATATTACTAAAGTAATAATAGAAATAGTTGCGACTACCAATAATAAGACTAGTCCAGTTATAAAAATAATTTCAGAAATAGAATCCACGAAAATACCTCCCTACTTTTTTTACATTCTATGTAGGAATGATAATAAAATGACTAGTTGAAATTGAATGCTGGCTAAATTTATTCTTTCCGGTTTGTTCATGCGTATATTTCCTTTCACTATACGCTGAAAATCAAAAAAGTTTATTTTCGTTTGTAAATGGATTGACGTTTCCCTGTTTACGGTATTTTCCTGGCGTTATACGGAAGCAGTTTACAAATGCATATGTAAAGGCTTCTTGTGATCCGTATTGAAACATCACCACAATGTCTAAAATGCTTCTTCTACTTTCTTTTAATAAGACAGCAGCATGAAAAAGTCTTCGCTTTCTTATGTATTGTTTCACTGAAAATCCCGAAATCGCTTGAAAGCTGCGCTGGAAATGAAATGCTGAATAACAAGATTTTGAATCAATGTTTGTAGTGCTTAATTTGTGATGTAGGTTTTCTTCAATGTAATCCATTGCGTTTTGTATCCTTTTAAAGTATTCCATCGATTAAGAATTAAATTTTTTGTTTTTTTGTGCTATTTCTTACTCTCCTTAACAAAATGGATTATTTTCTGTTAAACCACTATGATCCTGCACGCGGCATTAATTGTATAAATTCCCTATCGGAGAAAATAGTAAGAATATGATTGCTGAAAGGAGGAGCGTAAATGAAAAGAGCTTTGTTCTTAACACTCACCTTTGTATTATTGTTGCCACGAGCGCCCCTAGCGGTTAGCGAGGATGTAGTGAAAGCCGCGTTTATTCGGGAGGGCAATTTATGGATTCTATTAAACGGGCAGGAAAAACAAGTGACAGAATCAGCTGGGCTGTTATCTAAACCCCAATGGTCAAAAGATGGAAAATGGCTAGCCTATCAAGTAGCGGTACCTGCTAAATACCAAGAGGATAAAACTCAATCGGAAGTATGGGTCTATAATATTGATTCAAATGAAAAGAAAAAAGTATTTTATAATGGCTATTCGCCTAAATGGGCACCCGATAAAAATCACCTCGCTTTTGGGAATGGAATATTAAATATTTCTGATTTAAATCAGTTCTACAACATTGCAACTGGCGTTTCGGACTATACATGGATACCGGACGGAACTGGCTTCCTTCTTTCGTCATCCGGAACCCTTCGCCCAGATGGTTGGTCGAGCGCCTCCTTATTCACCAAACATGTGAACCATCACTATAAAGACATTGTTCTCTTCGGAGGAGTGGAACCATTCTTTACATTGCCGAGAGAAATCGGGACTACCGTAAAGAATAAACTCATTGCCGTATATACCGAGCAGCTAACCTACTCTCCCAGTGGCAAATGGATTTCCTTTATAGTATCTCCGACCGCCTCCTGGTCTATGGACAGCAATATGCTTTGCGTGATCAATAGCGATGGGAAAAAATTCGAGGTATTAGACGAAGTGATTTTGCAAGTAGGTAAGCCAAAGTGGGCACCCTCCACCGATACCATTGCCTTTATCGCAGGTGGAGGAAGAATTGTTTTCGGATTTAAAGATAAAGATTTAAAGACAAGGGAAATGCCTGTTTCAGGAACATTTACGCCTGCCAATTACGCGGATCTTGATTTCAGTTGGATCACGAACAAATTATTGGTTGTATCAAGAATAAAAGAACAAGAGTGGAGCAATGACTTCAGTAAGCATCCGCTTCCAATGCTTTATTCCGTTGATATTGCCAAGAATAGGCAGCTGAAAATAACCAATCCCCCAAAAGGGTATGGGGATTATTCTCCTCAGTTTATCCAATCTACTAAGAAGCTTGTATGGCTAAGAGGGTCCTCTTTGATAGACTCAAAAAGAGATCTCTGGAAAGCCAACGTAGATGGTACCGAAGCAACGAAATGGCTTCAAAATGTGGAGGATATCGTATTTTATCAATAATCTAATGCTCTTCTTTAGTGGAGAAAATACTCACCCACAAATATCCTTGCTTGTTCCTCATTTCATGATCCTTAAAAGAAGCAGTTTTACCTGTCTGGTATTTGCAGTTCAGTTATCATCCAAATTGGACTGCTTATTTTTGTATATTTAACACCGTATATACAAGAATGATAGCAGAGCTACATTTGCCATTTGTGTTTTACAAGAAGATACAAACTCAATCCAATTTGCATGAGTTGTTTACTGAAACACTCTCTCATTCCTTTGCTAAATTACTATTCGAAAGCAAAAAGGAGTGGATAATTATGTTAAGGTAATTAGAATAAAGTGAATGATTTGTACTTATAGTAGGAGTGAGATCGATTGAAATTTGTTTTATTATTTGGACCTCAAGCTGTAGGGAAAATGACAGTAGGGCAAGAGTTATCAAAAATAACTGACCTGAAATTATTTCATAACCATATGACGATTGATTTGTTAGAACCCCTTTTTGGATTTAGCCCAGACTTGTAGAGGTTAACCACATTATTTCGAAAGGAAATCTTTGAAGCTTTTTCTAAAAGTGATAGAAATGGCATGATTTTTACATTTGTATGGGCATTTGATATGAAAGAAGATTGGGAGTTTATTGAGGAAATAGGTGAAATTTTCCGTTCACAAGATTTTAAATTATATTTTGTTGAACTAGAAGCTAGTGTTGAAGAAAGGCTTATCCGGAATAAAACACCGAATAGGTTAGAACAAAAGCCTACAAAAAGAAATATTGAGCAATCAGAGCAAGATTTATTGAATACATATGACCATCATAG
It encodes:
- a CDS encoding GNAT family protein — protein: MNIELIFGDFPRLESTNLQLKKIKEEHVQELFNIYDNTNVFHYCGIIPKHNFNTVNKMIGHFERDFQKRKRVKWGIFEKSQSEKLVGIIECMEINQKVNSVSIGYFLAEDYWGRGIATEAVRMVIHYLLQEVQVNRIQAEVMPANESSKQVLIKNGFLKEGLLRQATLWSGKGVIDLEIYSILKEDYR
- a CDS encoding N-acetyltransferase family protein — its product is MNKTISITKMQKEDWQEVKDIYLSGIKTGHATFQEDAPSWKEWDKSHLEECRIVARMDEKVIGWAALSPISSRCVYGGVAEVSIYIDELARGKRVGSSLLQELIQKSELAGIWTLQASLFPENEASMILHKKAGFKVVGTRERIGKLKGIWRDVILLERRSDKVGIE
- the sigJ gene encoding RNA polymerase sigma factor SigJ, yielding MENSLIQQFYISYKPLLFSLAYQMTGSVDDAEDIIHDVFTQLKSYELKHEQNTKAFLCKLVTNRCLDLLKSSRKKREMYVGTWLPEPFVSNQNPMNEVMEGEQISIALLLLFDSLNPVERAVFILREILEYDYKTIANIVQKSESNCRQILSRIKKELPNLQDELEGTAPSSDHEETVLEFISAFQKGDITHLIDYLEEDVIYYADGGGKQVAALRPILGKEKVINFLLFLSNKQLNENYQFFLSKVNGQIGFTIKDPEGYTAVVSFHVMKGKIKAIYYFVNPDKLKYVK
- a CDS encoding NAD(P)/FAD-dependent oxidoreductase: MKTIVILGGGYAGINLIESLKKELKEELGSTVKIILIDKNAYHFRKVMLMKAITENRNALQLKIPFHHYFSKGIELEQGEVVSLNKTNKEVSLQTEGKQLKELSYDYLAITLGSRVKEQEAIVEGITLKDEESAHKIRNQLLALLNRTKVISKGNEQIIAPKIAVVGGGITGIETASELAIWLEEQAQANGIAPHTIDVLLFDPKQRLLPQAPKHISEKLEKKVKRLGVSFIPNTRVKEFENGRLTCEDGKSYEVGSCIFTNGVQVTPIVKQFNLPLSDRGQLIVNDHYEVAESPGIYAIGDCAQIKDPITNEYDGMTCKEAIPQSQRLAKILKNKMTHSSNQVIHKSIPYRLFCISLGPHEGFVWIQKWGLNFTITGQLGMRFRQFTWDIASLVK
- a CDS encoding SDR family oxidoreductase, whose protein sequence is MQNALVIGGLSGVGKGITASLVKKGFNVIVGDQHVLNKDKQMIGDVLHLYVDADNDESVNTLYKNMAKLVDHIDMLIITIGAIDEGSIQHLSEEKWKWAFNANLFSNIRLVDALLPLIKKSERGRIMLTSSTAAFGRVNPQLGLGLYSITKHALLGYFRSLHNELREEGIFVSLLIPSGVKGKLAENSAAKRHNLLHESSNNVTGKQPKGRNLVAPELVGDQFVNDFLNDKVFITNNPELVMQSIDLEYQFIQKSLKK
- a CDS encoding helix-turn-helix domain-containing protein — its product is MDYIEENLHHKLSTTNIDSKSCYSAFHFQRSFQAISGFSVKQYIRKRRLFHAAVLLKESRRSILDIVVMFQYGSQEAFTYAFVNCFRITPGKYRKQGNVNPFTNENKLF